From the genome of Mugil cephalus isolate CIBA_MC_2020 chromosome 2, CIBA_Mcephalus_1.1, whole genome shotgun sequence, one region includes:
- the LOC125004021 gene encoding C-type lectin domain family 4 member K-like, giving the protein MNLIPTVCYMFCTGEKLYKLVVLSIGLLCVLQAGLNITLRTSLYGCEDTEAVLKNMTKERDEMMKKLTTFADYSHQGWVYFSGSFYYISLEKKSWKESRSYCQQRNADLVIINSREEQEFTRRFRKEIWIGLTDREEEGIWKWVDGTPLTTRFWGRDEPNSHKGRDEDCGEIKFYDNEKSWNDKPCDIENVWICEMTLAL; this is encoded by the exons ATGAATTTAATTCCTACTGTATGTTACATGTTCTGTACaggagaaaaactgtacaaactgGTTGTTCTGAGCATTGGACTTTTGTGCGTCCTTCAAGCTGGTCTCAACATTACCCTGCGCACTTCTCTCT ATGGTTGTGAAGACACTGAGGCAGTGCTAAAAAACATGAccaaagagagagatgagatgatgaagAAGCTGACTACGTTTG CTGATTATTCCCACCAAGGATGGGTGTATTTCAGCGGTAGTTTCTATTATATATCTTTGGAGAAAAAGTCCTGGAAGGAAAGCAGAAGTTACTGTCAGCAGAGGAATGCAGACCTGGTGATTATCAACAGCAGAGAAGAACAA GAGTTTACAAGACGTTTCCGAAAGGAAATCTGGATCGGACTGactgacagagaggaagaagggatATGGAAGTGGGTGGATGGGACTCCGCTAACCACAAG GTTCTGGGGCAGAGATGAACCCAACAGTCATAAAGGCAGAGATGAAGACTGCGGAGAGATAAAGTTCTATGATAATGAAAAGAGCTGGAATGATAAACCATGTGACATAGAAAATGTCTGGATATGTGAAATGACTCTGGCTTTATAA